Below is a genomic region from Marinobacter salarius.
AACCGCAGTTTGAGCAAAAGCCCTTATGCTCGCCCGGAGAAGATTCGTAAAACTTCATCAACTCCTGACCCTTAATAGTATGCCAGTCAGAAGAGTTTACCTTCGCTCGGGTTCTGAACGCTGAAGCGTGTAGCTTCCGGCACATTGAGCAGTGACAGTTCAGGACGTCGGTCAGTGGACCGTTAATTTCGTATTGGATGCCTCCGCAGAGACAACTACCCGTTTGCTTCATTGATGCACTTCCTTGTGTGATAACGCTGAGGTAACCGGCGCCGAAGCGCAGCGGAGGGAACCAAAAGCGGTACGCTTTTGGCGTCCGGTTGAC
It encodes:
- a CDS encoding GFA family protein: MKQTGSCLCGGIQYEINGPLTDVLNCHCSMCRKLHASAFRTRAKVNSSDWHTIKGQELMKFYESSPGEHKGFCSNCGSSLYTKFDAHPGIYGFPLGTLDTDPGLKAERHVFVGSKAPWFEITDDLPQNAEYD